A single Pseudomonadota bacterium DNA region contains:
- a CDS encoding MCE family protein: METRINYILTGLFVVLFGGLLLGGALWLSLRTPAKNLDFHYVYIDESVSGLNQDAPVKYRGVEVGRVTEIKIDPHNPLRVRLLLAIDRETPINENTAATLVFQGLTGVAHINLGSRRKDAPPQKAPATEKYPVILSEPSLLTRLDEDVTNLISSLTKAADNLQAFLDHDKSRMVDRTLKNLEEVSTILARNSPKLEEAIQAAAGTLGKSAVAAEALPRLLETLNQAGTELQVMARELSGQGRAIGRAVGDGAQDFGVMSEGINRRFRDLTVAIQLLLEQTGNLIGALQRNPALIISGPPAAAPGPGEEE; the protein is encoded by the coding sequence CTCGGCGGCGCCCTCTGGCTCAGCCTGCGAACCCCGGCCAAAAATCTTGATTTCCACTATGTCTACATTGACGAATCGGTTTCCGGGCTCAACCAGGATGCTCCGGTTAAATATCGCGGCGTGGAAGTGGGACGGGTCACGGAAATAAAAATCGACCCGCACAACCCTCTGCGGGTTCGCCTTCTGCTGGCCATCGATCGGGAGACTCCGATCAATGAAAACACCGCCGCGACCCTGGTTTTTCAGGGACTGACCGGAGTGGCCCATATCAATCTGGGCAGCCGCCGCAAAGACGCGCCCCCGCAAAAAGCGCCGGCGACGGAAAAATATCCCGTCATTCTCAGCGAACCCTCCCTGCTGACCCGACTGGATGAAGATGTCACCAATCTGATTTCGAGCCTGACCAAGGCCGCCGATAACCTCCAAGCCTTTCTCGATCACGACAAAAGCCGCATGGTTGACCGAACCCTGAAAAATCTGGAAGAGGTCTCGACGATCCTGGCCCGCAACTCACCGAAGCTGGAGGAGGCGATTCAGGCCGCCGCCGGAACCCTGGGGAAAAGCGCGGTCGCGGCCGAGGCGCTGCCGCGCCTGCTCGAAACCCTGAACCAGGCCGGCACCGAACTTCAGGTCATGGCCCGGGAGCTTTCCGGACAGGGCCGCGCCATAGGCCGGGCCGTCGGCGACGGAGCTCAGGATTTTGGTGTCATGAGTGAAGGAATAAACCGCCGGTTCAGAGATCTGACCGTGGCCATACAGCTGCTTCTGGAGCAGACCGGCAACCTGATTGGTGCGTTGCAGCGCAACCCCGCCCTGATTATTTCGGGGCCGCCCGCCGCCGCTCCGGGACCGGGAGAAGAAGAATGA